The following coding sequences are from one Planctomycetia bacterium window:
- a CDS encoding DUF3500 domain-containing protein translates to MDQQSSPHCSDCEDLDRRGFLGRLGIGAIAGGFAPSLLRAADAPSTATKTAAAKPAEGLIRELFGTLSDEQKKTLVYAWDHGSDGGIPTRHRMVNAPHFNKTIGASYTKPQQELCERIFHSICSSDDGYHKLSRGGRFDGSKSFDGLGAHIFGDPSGDGKFSFVFSGHHLTIRCDGNSEPATAFGGPMYYGHSAVGYSPGNVFFYQTKAVLGVYGALDEKQRKLAVVKNKNPGEQAASVKFRPESEARPGIGYGELSSDQKGLVEQVMRDILGPYRKEDAEEVMTLVKANGGLDKMNLAFYQEEKADEKEPWSFWRLEGPGFVWNYRVLPHVHTFVHIAGKTV, encoded by the coding sequence ATGGATCAGCAAAGCTCTCCGCATTGCTCCGATTGCGAAGACCTCGATCGCCGTGGTTTTCTCGGCAGGTTAGGAATCGGCGCCATCGCCGGCGGCTTCGCGCCGTCGCTATTGCGCGCGGCCGATGCTCCGTCGACCGCGACGAAGACCGCCGCAGCCAAACCGGCCGAAGGTCTCATTCGCGAACTCTTCGGCACCCTTTCCGACGAGCAAAAGAAAACGCTCGTCTACGCTTGGGATCACGGCTCCGATGGCGGCATTCCCACGCGGCATCGCATGGTCAACGCGCCGCACTTCAACAAGACCATTGGGGCTTCGTATACCAAGCCGCAGCAAGAACTCTGTGAGCGGATCTTCCATTCCATCTGCTCCAGCGACGACGGCTATCACAAGTTGAGCCGCGGCGGACGCTTCGATGGTTCGAAGTCGTTCGACGGTTTGGGTGCTCATATCTTCGGCGATCCGAGCGGCGACGGTAAGTTCAGCTTCGTCTTCTCGGGCCATCACCTCACGATCCGTTGCGACGGCAACAGCGAACCGGCGACTGCCTTCGGCGGCCCGATGTACTACGGGCACAGCGCCGTCGGCTACAGCCCGGGCAACGTGTTCTTCTATCAGACGAAGGCCGTGCTCGGCGTCTACGGCGCGCTGGACGAAAAGCAGCGGAAGCTCGCGGTCGTCAAGAACAAGAACCCAGGCGAGCAGGCGGCCTCGGTGAAGTTCCGCCCGGAAAGCGAAGCCCGCCCCGGCATCGGCTACGGCGAACTATCGAGCGATCAGAAGGGGCTCGTCGAGCAAGTGATGCGCGACATTCTCGGCCCTTATCGCAAGGAAGACGCCGAGGAAGTGATGACGCTCGTCAAAGCCAACGGCGGTCTCGATAAGATGAACCTCGCCTTCTATCAAGAAGAGAAGGCCGACGAGAAGGAGCCTTGGAGCTTCTGGCGCCTCGAAGGGCCGGGCTTCGTTTGGA